The following proteins come from a genomic window of Nicotiana tomentosiformis chromosome 12, ASM39032v3, whole genome shotgun sequence:
- the LOC104088765 gene encoding L-ascorbate oxidase homolog, translated as MERASVKIVALLLCLSVGALVVKGEDPYLFFEWNVTYGTIAPLGVPQQGILINGQLPGPRINCTSNNNIVVNVYNNLDEPLLLTWNGIQQRKNSWQDGTPGTMCPIMPGTNFTYHFQVKDQIGSFFYFPTTGLHRAAGGFGALDVHSRNLIPIPFDKPADEYNVFLGDWYNKGHKTLKKILDGGRTIGRPDGIHINGKSSKVGDKVAEALFTMEAGKTYRYRMCNVGMRTSVNVRIQGHTMKLVEMEGSHTVQNVYDSLDLHVGQCLSVLVTADQEPKDYYMVVSSRFLKQALSSVAILRYANGKGPASSELPTPPPDNTEGIAWSMNQFRSFRWNLTASAARPNPQGSYHYGKINITRTMKIVNSRSQVAGKLRFALNGISHMDTDTPLKLVEFFGVPEKTFKYDLIADEPPSDLSKVTISPNVKNATFRNFVEIIFENQEKTIQTYHLDGYSFFAVSIEPGKWSPEKRKNYNLVDAVSRHSIQVYPNSWAAVMTTLDNAGMWNLRSEMWERFYLGQQLYFSVLSPSRSLRDEYNLPDNHPLCGIVKGMPMPAPYTA; from the coding sequence ATGGAGAGAGCCAGTGTGAAAATTGTGGCTTTGCTACTTTGCCTCTCCGTTGGAGCTTTGGTGGTGAAAGGTGAGGACCCTTACCTCTTCTTCGAATGGAATGTTACCTACGGTACAATTGCTCCATTGGGTGTCCCCCAACAAGGCATTCTCATAAACGGGCAGCTACCGGGCCCGAGAATCAATTGCACATCCAACAATAATATTGTTGTCAATGTCTACAATAACCTAGACGAGCCCTTGCTCCTTACCTGGAATGGTATCCAACAAAGGAAGAACTCGTGGCAAGATGGTACCCCAGGAACTATGTGTCCTATCATGCCTGGTACAAACTTCACCTATCATTTCCAGGTGAAGGACCAAATCGGTAGCTTTTTCTACTTCCCAACAACAGGGTTACATCGTGCAGCTGGTGGATTTGGTGCCCTCGATGTCCATAGTCGTAACCTTATCCCTATTCCTTTTGACAAACCCGCTGATGAGTACAATGTCTTTTTGGGCGATTGGTACAATAAGGGACACAAGACCTTGAAAAAGATCTTGGACGGCGGACGCACCATTGGAAGGCCTGATGGCATTCACATTAATGGAAAGTCAAGCAAGGTTGGTGACAAGGTAGCAGAGGCACTCTTTACCATGGAGGCTGGCAAGACTTATAGGTACAGGATGTGTAACGTTGGCATGAGAACCTCAGTCAATGTCAGGATCCAAGGTCACACCATGAAGTTGGTTGAGATGGAGGGATCACATACGGTGCAAAATGTCTATGACTCACTTGACCTTCATGTTGGTCAGTGTCTTTCGGTCCTGGTCACTGCTGATCAAGAGCCCAAAGACTATTACATGGTTGTTTCTAGCAGATTTCTGAAGCAGGCGCTCTCCTCCGTAGCCATCCTTCGTTATGCTAACGGTAAGGGACCGGCATCATCTGAGCTCCCAACACCCCCACCAGATAACACTGAAGGTATTGCCTGGTCCATGAACCAATTCCGCTCATTTAGATGGAACCTCACCGCTAGCGCTGCCCGTCCTAACCCTCAGGGATCCTACCATTACGGAAAAATCAATATCACTCGCACCATGAAGATCGTCAATTCTAGGAGTCAAGTAGCTGGCAAGCTTCGATTCGCCTTGAATGGTATCTCCCATATGGATACTGACACCCCATTAAAGCTTGTTGAGTTTTTCGGAGTTCCTGAAAAGACCTTCAAGTACGACCTGATAGCCGATGAGCCCCCATCTGACTTGAGCAAAGTGACAATTTCCCCGAATGTGAAGAATGCTACCTTCCGTAATTTCGTGGAGATTATATTCGAGAACCAAGAAAAGACTATCCAGACCTATCATTTGGATGGGTACTCCTTCTTTGCAGTGTCCATCGAGCCTGGGAAGTGGAGCCCTGAGAAGAGGAAGAACTACAACTTAGTAGACGCAGTAAGTAGGCACAGCATTCAAGTCTATCCAAACTCGTGGGCAGCCGTTATGACAACTTTGGACAATGCAGGAATGTGGAACTTGCGATCAGAGATGTGGGAGAGATTCTACTTAGGACAACAATTATATTTTAGTGTTCTCTCCCCGTCGCGCTCCTTGAGGGATGAGTACAACCTCCCGGACAACCACCCTCTTTGCGGTATTGTGAAGGGTATGCCCATGCCAGCTCCATACACGGCATAG